One Streptomyces sp. NBC_00523 genomic region harbors:
- a CDS encoding acyl-CoA dehydrogenase produces the protein MTTLAEIPGRPAPSSPAPDRADADALARARRLEARLGDPYDPGNPHGFAALFDADARSTPPEATEALLTEAGLGAEFVPVALGGLLTRADLLARALRPVFRRDLGLGMGHGLISLFAAGAVWAAGDEPQRRATARLLLGGGRIAILHHELAHANAILRHEFTARPAPGGRLISGRKDVILNASRADLHVVYARTDEAPGPRSHSVLLLDPAGQDPVHLRHLPRVESSGMRGALFSGLEFAELPVPGDALVGHPGDGAGIALRAFQVNRSLICGLVTAAAGTVLHSAARAATEGRASGVARRWHKPLTGVFADLLACDAMSTTVLRALSLLPASAHLFAAAVKYVVPELLRENLEELATVLGARGYDHTNPAYGALGKLSRDLPVAGLGHAGSASCQSVLVPQLRGLAERSWFAEPEPPAELFTPGAALPHLDYRLLGIAGGGDFMAASLVATAERLAPLRDSGGHTGALAGLAEAFATELRGLRAQCRRIPPGPAALAAPAVVRLSDRYSRIVGAAAVLAVWEGQDGADPFLADPAWAVLALTRAGQRLGVPVPALPDGVQDQVLAELIRRHGQGLGYDLDALPYEGRP, from the coding sequence ATGACCACCCTCGCAGAGATCCCCGGGCGCCCCGCCCCCTCCTCCCCCGCCCCGGACCGTGCGGACGCGGACGCCCTCGCACGGGCGCGACGCCTGGAAGCACGGCTCGGCGACCCCTACGACCCCGGCAACCCGCACGGGTTCGCCGCCCTGTTCGACGCCGACGCCCGCAGCACCCCGCCCGAGGCGACCGAGGCGCTGCTCACCGAGGCGGGACTCGGCGCCGAGTTCGTGCCCGTCGCGCTGGGCGGCCTGCTGACCCGCGCCGATCTGCTGGCCCGGGCCCTGCGGCCGGTGTTCCGGCGCGACCTGGGGCTCGGCATGGGCCACGGCCTCATCTCGCTGTTCGCGGCGGGCGCCGTGTGGGCGGCGGGGGACGAGCCGCAGCGCCGCGCGACCGCCCGGCTGCTGCTCGGCGGCGGCCGGATCGCGATCCTGCACCACGAACTCGCCCACGCCAACGCCATCCTGCGCCACGAGTTCACCGCCCGCCCGGCCCCCGGCGGCCGCCTGATCAGCGGCCGCAAGGACGTCATCCTCAACGCGTCCCGCGCCGACCTCCACGTCGTCTACGCCCGCACCGACGAGGCCCCCGGCCCGCGCAGCCACTCCGTCCTGCTGCTCGACCCGGCCGGACAGGACCCGGTCCACCTGCGCCACCTGCCCCGGGTGGAGAGCTCCGGGATGCGCGGGGCCCTCTTCTCCGGGCTCGAGTTCGCCGAGCTGCCCGTGCCCGGGGACGCGCTCGTCGGCCACCCCGGCGACGGGGCCGGTATCGCCCTGCGCGCCTTCCAGGTGAACCGGAGCCTGATCTGCGGGCTCGTCACCGCCGCCGCCGGAACGGTCCTGCACTCCGCGGCGCGCGCCGCGACGGAGGGCCGCGCGAGCGGGGTCGCCCGGCGCTGGCACAAGCCGCTCACCGGGGTCTTCGCCGACCTCCTGGCCTGCGACGCGATGTCCACCACCGTCCTGCGCGCCCTCAGCCTGCTGCCCGCGAGCGCCCACCTCTTCGCCGCCGCCGTCAAATACGTGGTGCCCGAACTGCTGCGGGAGAACCTGGAAGAACTCGCCACGGTGCTCGGCGCCCGCGGCTACGACCACACGAACCCCGCGTACGGGGCACTCGGCAAGCTCAGCCGCGACCTGCCCGTCGCCGGGCTCGGGCACGCCGGAAGCGCGTCCTGCCAGTCGGTCCTGGTGCCCCAGCTGCGCGGCCTCGCCGAACGCTCCTGGTTCGCCGAACCCGAGCCGCCCGCCGAGCTGTTCACCCCGGGCGCCGCGCTGCCCCACCTGGACTACCGGCTCCTCGGCATCGCGGGCGGTGGCGACTTCATGGCCGCCTCGCTCGTCGCGACCGCCGAACGGCTCGCCCCGCTCCGCGACTCCGGCGGGCACACCGGCGCGCTGGCCGGGCTCGCCGAGGCGTTCGCCACCGAGCTGCGCGGGCTGCGCGCCCAGTGCCGCCGCATCCCGCCCGGCCCCGCCGCCCTCGCCGCCCCGGCCGTCGTCCGGCTCAGCGACCGCTACAGCCGGATCGTCGGCGCCGCGGCCGTGCTCGCCGTCTGGGAGGGCCAGGACGGCGCCGACCCGTTCCTCGCCGACCCCGCCTGGGCCGTGCTCGCCCTCACCCGGGCCGGGCAGCGCCTCGGCGTCCCCGTGCCCGCACTGCCCGACGGCGTCCAGGACCAGGTGCTCGCCGAGCTGATCCGCCGTCACGGCCAGGGCCTGGGCTACGACCTCGACGCGCTCCCGTACGAAGGCAGGCCATGA
- a CDS encoding 4'-phosphopantetheinyl transferase family protein — protein MTSIPAPGAGRISAPLHVAGPGAPWHLVREAMDRHGNAVVHTTWGEWLGAAVTRPALRQLLGGDWQRYRRTQDPTLRYRFLASRLVTKYTAAAALGTGPAELDLAYRIGGRPYLRSLDQIDVSLTHTEDMIAVGISRNGRIGVDVEPATRPMSYDLLQGHVLTPAERGALEHLPEGERAARLLRLWTLKEAYTKALGQGLRLDFTEFGFAEGGGELLAPDGRPAADGEWSFDTHRVLGGRYMLSVACHDTGLSGSADTTVRTMLDTGFAGAVTELL, from the coding sequence ATGACGAGCATCCCCGCGCCCGGTGCCGGGCGGATCAGCGCACCCCTTCACGTCGCGGGGCCCGGCGCGCCCTGGCACCTGGTGCGCGAAGCCATGGACCGCCACGGCAACGCCGTCGTCCACACCACCTGGGGCGAGTGGCTGGGGGCGGCCGTCACCCGGCCCGCCCTGCGCCAGCTCCTCGGCGGCGACTGGCAGCGCTACCGGCGCACCCAGGACCCCACGCTCCGCTACCGGTTCCTCGCCTCCCGTCTCGTCACCAAGTACACGGCGGCCGCCGCCCTGGGCACCGGACCGGCCGAGCTCGACCTCGCGTACCGGATCGGCGGCCGGCCCTATCTGCGCAGCCTCGACCAGATCGACGTGAGCCTCACCCACACCGAGGACATGATCGCCGTCGGCATCAGCCGCAACGGCCGGATCGGCGTCGACGTCGAACCCGCCACCCGGCCCATGTCGTACGACCTGCTCCAGGGACACGTGCTGACGCCCGCCGAGCGCGGGGCGCTGGAACACCTTCCGGAGGGGGAGCGGGCGGCGCGGCTGCTGCGGCTGTGGACGCTCAAGGAGGCGTACACCAAGGCGCTCGGGCAGGGGCTGCGGCTCGACTTCACCGAGTTCGGCTTCGCCGAGGGCGGCGGTGAACTGCTCGCGCCCGACGGCCGGCCCGCCGCCGACGGCGAATGGTCCTTCGACACCCACCGGGTCCTGGGCGGGCGGTACATGCTCAGCGTCGCCTGCCACGACACCGGCCTGTCCGGCTCCGCCGACACGACGGTCCGCACCATGCTCGACACGGGGTTCGCGGGGGCGGTCACCGAACTGCTCTGA
- a CDS encoding MBL fold metallo-hydrolase, with product MTDGRLTEIADGVHAHLQGDGGWCLNNSGLLADGGESALVDTVATLDRARALRARVLAVTAGPPRYLVNTHFHGDHTFGNCVFPEAVVVGHARARDEAAAAGLHLTGLWPEVRWGDLEVVVPQVTFEERMTLYVGELRAELLHVGPAHTCGDTVVWLPGPRVLFAGDVVMNGVTPFCPMGSVSGSLRALAALRALEPLTVVPGHGPVGGPELLDADAAYFRRLQELARAGVAAGLTPYDVAREAGPGPYAGLLDSERLVPNLHRAYAEERGALPGAPLDIGALFQEMARYHGGLPVCRA from the coding sequence ATGACGGACGGCCGGCTCACCGAGATCGCCGACGGTGTCCACGCCCACCTCCAGGGCGACGGCGGCTGGTGTCTGAACAACTCCGGGCTGCTCGCCGACGGCGGTGAGAGCGCCCTGGTCGACACCGTCGCCACCCTGGACCGGGCCCGCGCCCTGCGCGCCCGGGTCCTGGCGGTGACGGCCGGGCCGCCCCGGTACCTGGTCAACACGCACTTCCACGGCGATCACACCTTCGGCAACTGCGTCTTCCCGGAGGCGGTCGTCGTCGGCCACGCGCGGGCCCGGGACGAGGCCGCCGCGGCGGGGCTGCACCTGACGGGGCTCTGGCCCGAAGTGCGCTGGGGGGACCTGGAAGTCGTCGTCCCGCAGGTCACCTTCGAGGAGCGGATGACGCTGTACGTGGGGGAGCTGCGGGCCGAACTCCTGCACGTGGGGCCCGCGCACACCTGCGGCGACACCGTGGTGTGGCTGCCGGGGCCGCGCGTCCTTTTCGCCGGTGACGTGGTGATGAACGGCGTCACCCCGTTCTGCCCCATGGGCTCGGTCAGCGGCTCGCTGCGCGCCCTCGCCGCCCTGCGCGCCCTGGAACCGCTCACGGTCGTCCCCGGGCACGGGCCCGTCGGCGGCCCGGAACTCCTCGACGCCGACGCGGCGTACTTCCGCCGCCTCCAGGAGCTCGCCCGCGCGGGCGTCGCCGCCGGGCTGACCCCGTACGACGTCGCCCGGGAGGCCGGGCCCGGCCCGTACGCCGGGCTCCTGGACTCCGAGCGGCTGGTGCCCAATCTGCACCGGGCGTACGCGGAGGAGCGCGGCGCCCTCCCGGGCGCGCCCCTCGACATCGGGGCGCTGTTCCAGGAGATGGCGCGGTACCACGGCGGTCTGCCGGTCTGCCGCGCCTGA
- a CDS encoding FAD-dependent oxidoreductase — MVNSGTEPAAPPQVLIAGAGPVGLTAAHELARRGLRVRLVDAAPGPARTSRAVATHPRTLETYDQMGVVDAMLARGRRNAAFTMYAEGRRLVRLQADYASMPTAYPFTLIIGQTDTEAVLREAVARLGVAIEWGVRLTGLDQHPDGVRVTLEDAGGARSTEDVSWLVGCDGGHSTVRKLLGLELAGTSSETWMLADVPVTMDLPPDTIYWAHTGGQALMMVPYAREGHWRLLDTVPDRDPAGAEARLGAKLSKGLGRQVAVGPSEWTSVFTFQQRRVDRMRDGRVFVAGDAAHVHSPASGQGMNTGIQEAYNLAWKLAQVEQGHAADRLLDSYGAERVPIGAALLDSTRTATVLVQLKNLLAAAVLPVVFTVVRNVTPLRRAIQRKVLGGMSGLRIGYGDSPLTTAGAAATGPAPGGRARAVALDGLEPTVREAFAAELRDVRWSLLLGAGGSGPGDVPVGVAVTAAAQYAEWLSVRTLGGRADGSEGPAPLADPGAALRTALGLRPGSWLLVRPDGYVAARGPVLSRTALDRALAPVGPSAPLALPARVEPRAVSVHPATTKEHRS, encoded by the coding sequence ATGGTGAACTCCGGCACGGAGCCGGCCGCCCCGCCGCAGGTGCTGATCGCGGGCGCCGGCCCCGTCGGCCTGACCGCCGCCCACGAACTGGCCCGCCGCGGCCTGCGGGTCCGCCTCGTCGACGCGGCCCCAGGACCCGCGCGCACCAGCCGCGCCGTCGCCACGCACCCGCGCACCCTGGAGACGTACGACCAGATGGGCGTCGTGGACGCCATGCTCGCCCGGGGCCGCCGGAACGCCGCCTTCACCATGTACGCCGAGGGCCGCCGCCTGGTCCGCCTCCAGGCCGACTACGCGTCGATGCCCACCGCGTACCCCTTCACGCTGATCATCGGCCAGACCGACACGGAGGCCGTGCTGCGCGAGGCGGTGGCCCGGCTCGGCGTCGCCATCGAGTGGGGCGTCCGGCTCACCGGCCTCGACCAGCACCCGGACGGGGTGCGCGTGACGCTGGAGGACGCCGGCGGCGCCCGGAGCACCGAAGACGTCTCCTGGCTCGTCGGATGCGACGGCGGCCACAGCACCGTCCGCAAGCTCCTCGGCCTCGAACTCGCCGGCACCAGCAGCGAGACCTGGATGCTCGCCGACGTGCCCGTCACGATGGACCTGCCGCCCGACACCATCTACTGGGCGCACACCGGCGGACAGGCCCTGATGATGGTGCCGTACGCGCGCGAGGGCCACTGGCGCCTCCTCGACACCGTGCCGGACCGCGACCCCGCCGGTGCCGAGGCACGTCTCGGCGCGAAGCTGTCCAAGGGCCTGGGCCGTCAGGTCGCCGTCGGTCCCAGCGAGTGGACGTCCGTCTTCACGTTCCAGCAGCGCAGGGTCGACCGGATGCGCGACGGCCGGGTCTTCGTCGCGGGCGACGCCGCCCATGTGCACAGCCCCGCCTCGGGCCAGGGCATGAACACCGGCATCCAGGAGGCGTACAACCTCGCCTGGAAGCTCGCCCAGGTCGAACAGGGCCATGCGGCGGACCGGTTGCTCGACAGCTACGGCGCCGAGCGCGTGCCCATCGGCGCCGCCCTGCTCGACTCCACCCGCACCGCCACCGTCCTGGTGCAGCTGAAGAACCTGCTCGCCGCGGCCGTGCTGCCTGTCGTCTTCACCGTCGTACGCAACGTCACCCCGCTGCGCCGCGCCATTCAGCGCAAGGTCCTCGGCGGGATGTCCGGGCTGCGCATCGGCTACGGCGACTCGCCGCTCACCACCGCGGGGGCCGCCGCCACCGGGCCCGCCCCGGGCGGCCGCGCCAGGGCCGTCGCGCTGGACGGCCTGGAGCCCACCGTGCGCGAGGCGTTCGCCGCCGAGCTGCGGGACGTGCGGTGGAGCCTGCTGCTCGGGGCGGGCGGCTCCGGACCCGGCGACGTGCCCGTGGGCGTCGCCGTCACCGCGGCCGCCCAGTACGCCGAATGGCTCTCCGTGCGCACCCTCGGCGGCCGCGCCGACGGCTCCGAAGGCCCCGCGCCGCTCGCCGACCCCGGCGCCGCGCTGCGCACCGCGCTCGGCCTGCGCCCCGGCTCCTGGCTCCTGGTGCGCCCCGACGGATACGTCGCCGCGCGCGGCCCGGTGCTCAGCCGGACCGCGCTCGACCGCGCCTTGGCCCCCGTCGGGCCGTCCGCCCCGCTCGCGCTGCCGGCCCGTGTGGAGCCGCGCGCCGTTTCCGTACACCCGGCCACGACGAAGGAGCACCGCTCATGA
- a CDS encoding beta-ketoacyl synthase N-terminal-like domain-containing protein — MTAPAPTAAPARTATAAVTGIGIAAPGGVGTETWWSAVLRGHRAIGPVTRFDASGYPAVLAGEVTGFEDAAHVPAKLLPQTDRVTRLALAAAAEAITAADIDPSALPEYGMGVVTANGAGGFEFGQRELQELWSKGSRYVGAFQSFAWFYAANSGQISIRHGLRGPSGVVVSEQAGGLDAMAQARRQLRQGGRAVLTGGFDATVCPWGFTAQLAAGGLSTRRDPADAYLPFSADASGHVVGEGGALLVVEDGDAAHARGARVLGTVEGCAATFDPAPGRGAPRLLDAARLALADAGTDAADVDVVFADAAGDRDADRAEAAALTELFGPYGVPVTAPKSLFGRLGSGGSALDLAAALLALRDQVVPPGAPVGRLADDCPVDLVTGAPRPARLRHALVLARGRGGFNAAAVVRAPRA; from the coding sequence ATGACCGCCCCGGCACCGACGGCCGCCCCCGCCCGTACCGCGACCGCGGCCGTCACCGGCATCGGGATCGCCGCACCCGGCGGCGTCGGCACCGAGACCTGGTGGTCGGCGGTTCTGCGCGGGCACCGCGCGATCGGCCCCGTGACCCGCTTCGACGCCTCCGGCTACCCGGCCGTCCTCGCCGGTGAGGTCACCGGCTTCGAGGACGCGGCGCACGTGCCGGCCAAGCTGCTGCCGCAGACCGACCGGGTGACCCGGCTCGCCCTCGCGGCGGCGGCCGAGGCCATCACCGCTGCGGACATCGACCCGTCGGCCCTGCCCGAGTACGGCATGGGCGTCGTCACCGCCAACGGCGCGGGCGGCTTCGAGTTCGGCCAGCGCGAGCTGCAGGAGCTGTGGAGCAAGGGCAGCCGGTACGTCGGCGCCTTCCAGTCCTTCGCCTGGTTCTATGCCGCCAACTCCGGGCAGATCTCCATCCGGCACGGGCTGCGCGGACCCAGCGGTGTCGTCGTCTCCGAGCAGGCGGGCGGCCTCGACGCGATGGCCCAGGCCCGGCGCCAGCTGCGCCAGGGCGGCCGGGCCGTCCTCACCGGCGGCTTCGACGCGACGGTGTGCCCGTGGGGCTTCACCGCCCAGCTGGCCGCCGGGGGCCTGAGCACCCGGCGCGACCCGGCCGACGCCTACCTGCCGTTCTCCGCCGACGCCTCCGGGCACGTCGTGGGGGAGGGCGGCGCCCTGCTCGTCGTGGAGGACGGCGACGCCGCGCACGCCAGGGGAGCGCGCGTCCTCGGCACCGTCGAGGGCTGCGCCGCCACCTTCGACCCGGCGCCCGGACGCGGCGCGCCCCGGCTGCTCGACGCCGCACGCCTCGCCCTCGCCGACGCCGGGACCGACGCGGCCGACGTGGACGTGGTCTTCGCGGACGCCGCCGGGGACCGGGACGCCGACCGCGCCGAGGCCGCCGCGCTCACCGAGCTCTTCGGCCCGTACGGGGTGCCGGTGACGGCCCCGAAGTCGCTGTTCGGGCGCCTTGGTTCGGGCGGGTCCGCCCTCGATCTGGCGGCGGCCCTGCTCGCCCTGCGCGACCAGGTCGTCCCGCCGGGCGCACCGGTCGGCCGGCTCGCCGACGACTGCCCGGTGGACCTGGTGACCGGCGCGCCCCGCCCGGCACGGCTGCGGCACGCGCTGGTCCTCGCCCGGGGCCGGGGCGGCTTCAACGCGGCTGCGGTCGTACGCGCGCCGCGCGCGTGA
- a CDS encoding SDR family NAD(P)-dependent oxidoreductase: MTATSENRPVALVTGGTSGIGLEVVRTLGRAGHRVFLCARTDAAVKETVDALRDEGLDVSGQAADVRSREDVAALVRAAVTAYGPLTVLVNNAGRSGGGVTAELTDELWYDVIDTNLNSVFLVTREALANGGLQDAAARGRIINIASTAGKQGVLLGAPYSASKHGVVGFTKALGRELAPTGVTVNAVCPGYVETAMAQRVRAGYAAAWDTTDEDVLARFEAKIPLGRYSTPEEVAALVGYLASGPAASITAQALNVCGGLGNF, encoded by the coding sequence ATGACCGCCACCTCCGAGAACCGTCCCGTCGCCCTGGTGACCGGCGGTACCAGCGGCATCGGCCTGGAAGTGGTCCGTACGCTCGGCCGCGCCGGACACCGCGTCTTCCTGTGCGCCCGCACCGACGCGGCCGTCAAGGAGACCGTCGACGCCCTGCGCGACGAGGGCCTCGACGTCTCCGGGCAGGCCGCCGACGTGCGGTCCCGCGAGGACGTCGCCGCCCTGGTGCGCGCCGCCGTCACCGCGTACGGGCCGCTCACCGTCCTCGTCAACAACGCCGGGCGCAGCGGGGGCGGGGTGACCGCCGAGCTGACCGACGAGCTCTGGTACGACGTCATCGACACCAACCTCAACAGCGTGTTCCTGGTGACCCGCGAGGCCCTGGCGAACGGCGGGCTCCAGGACGCCGCCGCCCGGGGGCGGATCATCAACATCGCCTCCACCGCCGGAAAGCAGGGCGTCCTGCTCGGCGCCCCGTACAGCGCCTCCAAGCACGGCGTCGTCGGCTTCACCAAGGCGCTCGGCCGCGAGCTGGCACCGACCGGGGTCACCGTCAACGCCGTCTGCCCCGGCTACGTCGAGACCGCGATGGCCCAGCGGGTGCGCGCGGGATACGCCGCCGCCTGGGACACCACCGACGAGGACGTCCTCGCCCGGTTCGAGGCGAAGATCCCCCTCGGGCGCTACTCCACCCCGGAGGAGGTCGCGGCCCTGGTCGGCTACCTGGCGTCCGGGCCCGCAGCCTCCATCACGGCGCAGGCCCTCAACGTCTGCGGCGGCCTGGGCAACTTCTGA
- a CDS encoding class I adenylate-forming enzyme family protein, translating to MRDTPYSDLPVDGLLRRAARRDPDGTAVRTATRVLRFAELDAYADRIAGWLSSAGAGRGTRVGVTHTLTPEFAAAYHGVMRAGATVVLVNPLLPPEGLHHVLGTSGAEIVLAPAATAASLTRIAPGLPALRTVVVVDAPHGRAPAGTVPLHELIAGARPYAGPAASPDDVACVQFTTGTTGAPKGVLLTHRNVVANAWQTADAHGLTDASVTLNHLPLYHVMHLNSALYAGACQVLCQDPDPYASLGAAADAGATHYYGLPARLHVLAADERLAAGGAPDGLRLTAVLSGGSALRPQTARALEERLGVPVIQGYGMAELSPLTHSQRPGRYRSGTVGSVVADTECRIVDLTTRRPLGPWSVGEVLVRGPQLMAGYLGEEHPARVDADGFFATGDVGRLDDEGNLSLVDRLADVFKYDNEIVSPSRIERILADDPRVADCLVADWPDPEHGALVWAGIVLREDAGVEGDSYGHGVLDVLDAITERANDRLGRFEQIRFAEAIDTVPRTPTGKPRRRAVRQKLRASAAL from the coding sequence GTGCGCGACACCCCGTACAGCGACCTCCCGGTGGACGGACTGCTGCGGCGCGCCGCGCGGCGCGACCCCGACGGCACCGCCGTGCGCACCGCGACCCGCGTGCTGCGCTTCGCCGAACTCGACGCCTACGCCGACCGGATCGCCGGCTGGCTCTCCTCGGCGGGCGCCGGCCGCGGCACCCGGGTCGGGGTCACCCACACCCTCACCCCGGAGTTCGCCGCCGCGTACCACGGGGTCATGCGGGCCGGGGCCACCGTCGTGCTGGTCAACCCGCTGCTCCCGCCGGAGGGGCTGCACCACGTGCTCGGCACCTCGGGCGCCGAGATCGTCCTCGCGCCCGCCGCCACCGCCGCGTCCCTCACGCGGATCGCGCCCGGGCTGCCCGCCCTGCGCACCGTCGTGGTCGTGGACGCCCCCCACGGGCGAGCGCCCGCCGGAACCGTCCCCCTGCACGAGCTGATCGCCGGGGCGCGGCCGTACGCCGGGCCCGCCGCTTCGCCGGACGACGTGGCGTGCGTGCAGTTCACCACTGGGACCACCGGCGCCCCCAAGGGCGTCCTGCTGACCCATCGCAACGTCGTCGCCAACGCCTGGCAGACCGCCGACGCGCACGGCCTGACGGATGCGTCGGTGACCCTCAACCACCTGCCGCTCTACCACGTCATGCACCTGAACTCGGCCCTGTACGCGGGTGCGTGCCAGGTCCTCTGCCAGGACCCGGACCCCTACGCCTCGCTCGGCGCCGCCGCCGACGCGGGGGCCACGCACTACTACGGGCTGCCCGCCCGGCTGCACGTCCTGGCCGCCGACGAGCGCCTGGCGGCGGGCGGTGCGCCGGACGGGCTGCGGCTGACCGCCGTGCTCTCCGGCGGATCGGCGCTGCGGCCGCAGACGGCGCGGGCCCTGGAGGAACGGCTCGGTGTGCCCGTCATCCAGGGCTACGGCATGGCCGAGCTGTCCCCGCTCACCCACAGCCAGCGGCCCGGCCGCTACCGGTCCGGCACCGTCGGCTCCGTTGTCGCGGACACCGAGTGCCGCATCGTGGACCTGACGACCCGGCGCCCGCTCGGCCCCTGGTCGGTCGGCGAGGTCCTGGTGCGCGGGCCGCAGCTGATGGCCGGTTACCTGGGCGAGGAGCACCCCGCCCGGGTCGACGCGGACGGCTTCTTCGCCACCGGGGACGTCGGCCGCCTGGACGACGAGGGCAACCTCAGCCTGGTCGACCGGCTCGCCGACGTCTTCAAGTACGACAACGAGATCGTCTCGCCCAGCCGCATCGAGCGGATCCTCGCCGACGACCCCCGGGTCGCCGACTGCCTGGTCGCGGACTGGCCCGACCCCGAGCACGGGGCCCTGGTCTGGGCCGGGATCGTGCTGCGCGAGGACGCGGGGGTGGAGGGGGACTCGTACGGCCACGGCGTGCTCGACGTGCTGGACGCGATCACCGAGCGCGCCAACGACCGCCTCGGCCGCTTCGAGCAGATCCGCTTCGCCGAGGCGATCGACACCGTGCCGCGCACGCCCACCGGGAAGCCCCGGCGGCGCGCCGTGCGGCAGAAGCTGCGGGCCAGCGCGGCGCTGTGA
- a CDS encoding acyl carrier protein, whose product MDRLNLTDLAALLRDAAGSDEGVPLDEAALDTLFLDLGYDSLALLQVTGIVERDHDVALDEEALDEAQTPRAYLDLVNGAPDARSAA is encoded by the coding sequence GTGGACCGCCTGAACCTGACCGACCTTGCCGCCCTGCTGCGCGACGCCGCCGGCAGCGACGAGGGCGTGCCGCTTGACGAGGCCGCCCTTGACACCCTCTTTCTCGACCTGGGCTACGACTCGCTGGCCCTGCTCCAGGTCACCGGCATCGTGGAGCGCGACCACGACGTGGCCTTGGACGAGGAGGCGCTGGACGAGGCGCAGACCCCGCGCGCGTACCTGGACCTCGTCAACGGGGCGCCGGACGCCCGGTCGGCGGCCTGA
- a CDS encoding nuclear transport factor 2 family protein: MTADTTHLTGHAPDTSEFGSLYAEVQQFYAHQMQLFDRHEAERWAATFTEDAVFSVPTLDSPVHGRAELAANVHHNRARQEREGGQLRHWIGMLDVDVRPGGVLHTRAYALVFATPRGGVPVVSRFCVMADELVRCRGRLRVRSRVVSRDDLTAGYPAPVLV, translated from the coding sequence ATGACGGCCGACACCACGCACCTCACCGGACACGCGCCGGACACCTCGGAATTTGGTTCGCTGTACGCCGAGGTGCAGCAGTTCTACGCCCACCAGATGCAGCTCTTCGACCGGCACGAGGCCGAGCGCTGGGCCGCCACCTTCACCGAGGACGCCGTGTTCAGCGTGCCCACGCTGGACAGCCCGGTGCACGGACGCGCGGAGCTGGCCGCCAACGTCCACCACAACCGGGCCCGGCAGGAGCGCGAGGGCGGGCAGCTGCGCCACTGGATCGGCATGCTCGACGTGGACGTCCGCCCCGGCGGCGTCCTGCACACCCGCGCCTACGCCCTGGTCTTCGCGACGCCCCGGGGCGGTGTGCCGGTGGTGTCGCGGTTCTGTGTGATGGCGGACGAACTGGTGCGCTGCCGGGGCCGGCTGCGGGTCCGCAGCCGCGTGGTGTCGCGGGACGACCTCACGGCCGGCTACCCGGCCCCGGTGCTCGTCTGA
- a CDS encoding aromatase/cyclase has protein sequence MSDVRVHRTRHSVDVDAQPGVVYGLIADAERWPLFFPPNVHVERLEFDGRDERLRMWATANGDVRSWLSERTQDPAARRITFRQTRPQAPVETMEGTWIVEERPGGGTRLVLLHDFTVAGDRPGDVEWVETACDTNSRAELASLKGIAERWTLLDDLVLSFEDSVRVHGPAELVYDFLYRVGDWPELVPHVSRLDFTEPAPGVQVMAMDTVTADGSTHTTESVRICFPHAGRIVYKQTATPALMEAHTGEWSVVPDATGVTVVSQHTVVLRETAVEQVLGAGAGLPEARRYIREALGRNSTATLNLAKRHAETAIRML, from the coding sequence GTGTCGGACGTACGTGTGCACCGGACGAGGCACAGTGTCGACGTGGACGCCCAGCCGGGCGTCGTCTACGGGCTGATCGCGGACGCCGAGCGCTGGCCGCTGTTCTTCCCGCCCAACGTGCACGTGGAGCGCCTGGAATTCGACGGCCGCGACGAGCGGCTGCGCATGTGGGCGACCGCCAACGGCGACGTGCGGTCCTGGCTCTCCGAGCGGACCCAGGACCCGGCGGCGCGCCGCATCACCTTCCGGCAGACCCGGCCGCAGGCCCCGGTCGAGACCATGGAGGGCACCTGGATCGTGGAGGAACGCCCCGGCGGCGGCACCCGGCTGGTCCTGCTGCACGACTTCACCGTCGCCGGCGACCGCCCCGGGGACGTGGAGTGGGTCGAGACCGCGTGCGACACCAACTCCCGCGCGGAGCTGGCCAGTCTGAAGGGGATCGCGGAGCGCTGGACCCTGCTGGACGACCTCGTCCTGTCCTTCGAGGACTCGGTGCGCGTCCACGGCCCCGCCGAGCTGGTCTACGACTTCCTCTACCGCGTCGGCGACTGGCCCGAGCTGGTCCCGCACGTCTCGCGCCTCGACTTCACCGAACCGGCCCCCGGCGTCCAGGTCATGGCCATGGACACCGTCACCGCCGACGGCAGTACGCACACCACCGAGTCCGTCCGCATCTGCTTCCCGCACGCCGGGCGCATCGTCTACAAGCAGACCGCCACCCCGGCCCTGATGGAGGCGCACACCGGCGAGTGGTCCGTGGTGCCCGACGCGACCGGCGTCACCGTCGTCTCCCAGCACACCGTCGTCCTCCGCGAGACCGCCGTCGAACAGGTCCTGGGCGCGGGCGCCGGACTGCCCGAGGCCCGCCGTTACATACGCGAGGCGCTGGGCCGCAATTCGACGGCCACGCTCAACCTGGCGAAGCGGCACGCGGAGACCGCGATCCGCATGCTGTGA